Part of the Microbacterium immunditiarum genome is shown below.
ACTCGATCCGGTCGCGCGAGAGACACTTGAGGAACGTGTAGATGAACTCGTTGAACTTGCCCTTGCGGCCGGCGTGGAACTGCATCGACAGGAAGATCGAGTTCGACCAGTCGATCTCATGGTCGCGGATGTTCGTCGACACGAGGTCGGCCGGGATCGTGTACCAGAACTCGACCTCCTCGCCGTCGTACTCGCGCAACTTGGCCTTCGGGAAGTCGGCGACCATGTCGAGCTCGCCGATCGTGAAGCGCACCGGCCCGCCCACGCCGGTGCGGATCGTCCGTGCACGGCGCAGGAGGGGCTCCCACCACTCCTTGAGCGCCGCGAGCATCTCGTCCGGCGGCAGCACCGGCGCACGCGACGCCTCTTCGGCGCGGACCTCGTCCTGGCGCGAGTCGCGCTGCTCGGCGAGGTACGACCACTTGTCGCCGAAGATGCGCTCGATCTCGGCATCCGTGTAGAGCGTCTGCGTGACCTCGATCTCGCCGTCGTTCAGGTCGACCTGCGTCCCGGGCAGGAACAGGTGGCCCTTCTGCTGCGGACGCAGCTCGGCCATGTGCGAGAGGAACTGGCGCTGGTCGGTGAAGATCGCGTCGTCCTCGAGGCCGTAGCCGTTGTAGCGGAACAGCTCCTCGCGCAGGAACATCGGCGGGCCGGCCATCGGGAAGACGTGCTCGGCATCGACCTTCTCGATGTAGTACATCGCGCGCTTGTTCTGCGCCTCGCGCTTGAGGCGCGCGAAGTTCTGCTTGGCGTCCTGCGGCAGGTCGTAGACCATGGGCCACCAGATCGCGCCCGACACCTGCGTGAAGTACGCCTGGGGCTTCGAGAACGACATGAGCTTCTCGAGGTCGAGCGGGTGCGAGTCGTTCTGGTTGAGGATGCTCGCCGTGCCGTCGTCGACGCTGAGCGACGAGTCTCCGATCGGGCCGTCGCTCGGCGCGCGCAGCGGCGTGACCATGACCTTGAGCGGGCCGAACTCGAGCGGCACGCCCGCCTGCGTGTAGACGATGTTGTCGTAGCCGAGCGTTCGCAGATCCGTCTCGAG
Proteins encoded:
- a CDS encoding Rieske 2Fe-2S domain-containing protein, translated to MRITGLGHAGMFIETAGGSILCDPVIGPTFFGSWFPFPDNRALDWERFGKADFLYISHRHRDHFDPALMERHVPKDIKVLLPEYPTDDLETDLRTLGYDNIVYTQAGVPLEFGPLKVMVTPLRAPSDGPIGDSSLSVDDGTASILNQNDSHPLDLEKLMSFSKPQAYFTQVSGAIWWPMVYDLPQDAKQNFARLKREAQNKRAMYYIEKVDAEHVFPMAGPPMFLREELFRYNGYGLEDDAIFTDQRQFLSHMAELRPQQKGHLFLPGTQVDLNDGEIEVTQTLYTDAEIERIFGDKWSYLAEQRDSRQDEVRAEEASRAPVLPPDEMLAALKEWWEPLLRRARTIRTGVGGPVRFTIGELDMVADFPKAKLREYDGEEVEFWYTIPADLVSTNIRDHEIDWSNSIFLSMQFHAGRKGKFNEFIYTFLKCLSRDRIEYVENWYAEQSDTSEDAQLGDWIVQRRCPHLRADLTKTGKIEDGVLTCSLHDWKWDLASGRCLTTQGHPIRASQVEDDLHRDATQPAA